A window from Leishmania donovani BPK282A1 complete genome, chromosome 27 encodes these proteins:
- a CDS encoding ATP-binding cassette protein subfamily A, member 8, putative, with the protein MPGAGPLVPSPNSTTTTQNPLLLFASPGALPGLSFSRNNSEAFGEGQLFTPAVGGEYSPMSGGGSAFLRSDDRMIRGTALRTGEMRATTLEAGNHASPSAAENDVNDGSCVEMTAEQIPLAQADDQYDVLHRRSASANSPARCRPRAGCCQQLGHTILRVLILMKREWCSTLCEFLIPILFVFGSVMLWAVFGTAQNSAGVYYSSTGPEKVSAMTDKISSSLCYNASLASGIAGLTPCLEGQKYYCPHGRGIPTGFCYDPPLKNVVAQLLGALPLTTSPMLPLDTLIACQWVAMDQSIRASTPFSYGGLLYFAPRTPEVESLVSY; encoded by the coding sequence ATGCCTGGGGCTGGCCCGCTTGTACCCTCTCCTAActccacgacgacgacgcagaaCCCCCTGCTTTTATTCGCCTCGCCAGGCGCACTGCCAGGATTGAGCTTTTCCCGAAACAACTCCGAGGCCTTTGGCGAGGGCCAGCTCTTTACTCCTGCGGTGGGAGGCGAGTACTCTCCGATGAGTGGCGGAGGCTCAGCTTTTCTCAGATCTGACGACCGCATGATACGAGGCACTGCGCTGCGAACGGGAGAGATGCGAGCGACTACGCTGGAAGCCGGCAACCACGCCTCTCCGTCCGCCGCCGAAAACGACGTGAACGACGGCAGCTGTGTCGAGATGACGGCCGAGCAGATCCCACTGGCCCAAGCCGATGACCAATACGATGTCCTCCACCGCAGGTCGGCATCTGCCAATAGCCCAGCGCGATGTCGCCCTCGGGCGGGATGCTGCCAGCAACTCGGGCACACCATCCTGCGCGTGTTGATCCTGATGAAGCGAGAGTGGTGCTCGACGCTGTGCGAGTTCTTGATTCCCatccttttcgttttcggcTCCGTCATGCTGTGGGCCGTCTTTGGCACGGCACAGAATTCCGCGGGTGTCTACTACTCTTCCACAGGACCGGAGAAGGTATCCGCAATGACCGATAAAATCAGCAGCTCCCTGTGCTACAACGCGTCCTTGGCGAGCGGCATCGCCGGCTTAACGCCGTGTCTGGAGGGACAAAAGTATTATTGTCCCCACGGCCGCGGCATCCCGACTGGCTTCTGCTACGACCCGCCTCTCAAAAACGTGGTAGCACAGCTCCTCGGCGCTCTGCCACTCACGACATCGCCAATGCTGCCCCTGGACACACTCATCGCGTGCCAGTGGGTGGCGATGGATCAGTCGATTCGAGCATCAACGCCGTTCTCCTACGGCGGCCTGCTGTACTTTGCGCCGCGAACGCCGGAGGTGGAGTCGCTGGTGTCGTAC
- a CDS encoding isovaleryl-coA dehydrogenase, putative translates to MRRVLQSSLGRRSATCGWTAAATMTSASRAFMDLYNPTPEHAALRETVAKFSREVVDKHAREDDINGHFNRDLFKQLGDLGVMGVTVPEADGGAGMDAVAAVIIHHELSKYDPGFCLAYLAHSMLFVNNFYYSASPAQRARWLPKVLTGEHVGAMGMSEPSAGTDVLGMRMTAKKDSNGNYVLNGSKIWITNGTVADVFLIYAKVDGKITAFTVERGTKGFTQGPKIDKCGMRASHMCQLFLEDVVVPAENLLGEEGKGMVGMMRNLELERVTLAAMAVGIAERSVELMTSYASERKAFGQPISNFGQIQRYIAEGYADTEAAKALVYSVSHNVHPGNKNRLGSDAAKLFATPIAKKVADSAIQVMGGMGYSQGMPVERLWRDAKLLEIGGGTIEAHHKNITKDLLKGLK, encoded by the coding sequence ATGCGTCGTGTGCTGCAGTCGTCGCTCGGCCGCCGCTCCGCTACGTGCGGGTGGACAGCGGCCGCCACCATGACGTCTGCGAGCCGTGCCTTCATGGATCTGTACAACCCGACACCAGAGCACGCGGCCTTGCGTGAGACCGTGGCCAAGTTTTCTCGTGAGGTGGTCGACAAGCACGCCAGGGAGGACGACATCAACGGCCACTTCAACCGCGACCTCTTCAAGCAGCTTGGCGATCTGGGTGTAATGGGTGTGACAGTTCCCGaggcagacggcggcgccggcatggacgctgtggctgctgtaATCATCCACCACGAACTCTCCAAGTATGACCCCGGGTTCTGCCTAGCCTACCTCGCCCACTCCATGCTCTTTGTAAACAACTTCTATTACAGTGcttcgccggcgcagcgggcgcggTGGCTGCCCAAGGTGCTCACGGGCGAGCACGTTGGCGCCATGGGCATGTCAGAGCCGAGCGCTGGCACCGATGTGCTGGGAATGCGGATGACCGCGAAGAAAGACAGCAACGGCAACTACGTGTTGAACGGCAGTAAGATTTGGATCACGAACGGCACGGTCGCCGACGTGTTTCTCATCTACGCCAAGGTGGACGGCAAAATCACAGCCTTCACGGTAGAGCGCGGCACAAAGGGCTTCACACAGGGCCCAAAGATTGACAAATGCGGCATGCGCGCATCTCATATGTGCCAGCTCTTCTTGGAAGACGTCGTTGTCCCGGCGGAGAATTTGCTCGGTGAGGAGGGCAAGGGCATGGTGGGCATGATGCGCAACCTAGAGCTGGAGCGCGTCACCTTGGCTGCCATGGCGGTCGGCATCGCGGAGCGCTCTGTAGAGCTCATGACGTCATATGCGTCGGAGCGGAAAGCATTTGGCCAGCCCATCTCTAACTTCGGCCAGATCCAGCGCTACATCGCAGAGGGCTACGCCGACAccgaggcggcgaaggcacTGGTGTACTCGGTCAGCCACAACGTCCACCCAGGCAATAAGAACCGTCTGGGTAGCGATGCCGCCAAGCTGTTTGCCACACCGATTGCCAAGAAGGTCGCGGACTCAGCGATACAGGTGATGGGTGGTATGGGGTACTCGCAAGGTATGCCGGTTGAGCGACTCTGGCGCGacgcgaagctgctggagatCGGTGGCGGTACCATCGAGGCACACCACAAGAACATCACAAAGGACCTCCTGAAGGGGCTCAAGTAG